Proteins encoded in a region of the Mercenaria mercenaria strain notata chromosome 1, MADL_Memer_1, whole genome shotgun sequence genome:
- the LOC123527749 gene encoding uncharacterized protein LOC123527749 produces the protein MEVKVMLCFVLFACVWYADGCHRPSIRHLRSLEYPAERQEGSVEKNGGHYSVTLQAHPCRFDTYDADRDGEISKREVQAILGIAGETDSLFAELNIMPDDGVIKPEEFYAKVPQIITQCLDTTN, from the exons ATG gaAGTAAAGGTCAtgctatgttttgttttatttgcttgCGTTTGGTACGCAGATGGCTGCCATCGCCCTTCCATCAGGCATTTGCGGTCGTTAGAATACCCTGCCGAGAGACAAGAAGGGAGTGTTGAAAAG AACGGAGGTCATTATAGTGTCACACTTCAAGCTCATCCGTGTAGATTCGATACCTACGATGCAGACCGAGACGGAGAAATCAGTAAGAGGGAAGTACAGGCTATACTCGGAATTGCCGGGGAGACAGACTCTCTATTCGCGGAGCTTAATATAATGCCAG atgatgGAGTTATCAAACCAGAAGAATTCTATGCCAAAGTACCTCAGATTATAACTCAGTGTTTAGATACTACCAACTAA